A single window of Alosa alosa isolate M-15738 ecotype Scorff River chromosome 11, AALO_Geno_1.1, whole genome shotgun sequence DNA harbors:
- the cib2 gene encoding calcium and integrin-binding family member 2: MGNKQTIFTDEQLDAYQDCTFFTRKEILRLHGRYHELAPHLVPLDYTNDPDVKVPLPLIVNMPELKENPFRDQIVQAFSEDGLGNLSFNDFVDMFSVLSEMAPRELKAIYAFKVYDFNVDNFICKEDLEKTLNKLTKEDLTPEEVSLVCEKSIEEADLDGDNKLSFADFENMISRAPDFLSTFHIRI, translated from the exons ATGGGTAATAAGCAAACGATATTTACTGATGAACAGCTAGATGCTTACCAG GACTGCACATTCTTCACACGTAAGGAAATACTTCG GCTCCATGGCAGATACCATGAGCTGGCTCCACATCTTGTGCCCTTGGACTACACCAATGATCCAGACGTGAAAGTTCCTTTACCCCTAATAGTCAACATGCCAGAGTTAAAG GAAAACCCATTCAGGGACCAGATAGTACAGGCCTTCTCTGAGGATGGCCTGGGGAACCTCAGCTTCAACGACTTTGTGGACATGTTCTCAGTGCTCAGTGAAATGGCTCCTCGAGAGCTGAAGGCCATTTATGCTTTTAAAGTCTACG ATTTCAATGTGGACAACTTCATCTGTAAGGAGGACTTGGAGAAGACACTGAACAAGCTGACGAAGGAGGATTTGACACCTGAGGAGGTCAGCCTGGTATGCGAGAAGTCCATTGAGGAAGCCGACCTGGATGGAGACAACAAGCTGTCCTTCGCCGACTTTGAGAACATGATCTCAAGGGCTCCTGATTTTTTAAG